The Tistrella bauzanensis genome includes a window with the following:
- a CDS encoding ABC transporter ATP-binding protein, protein MPADAAAAPAMVRVDGVSRSFDGTLAVDAVSFDLARGRFLTILGPSGSGKTTLLRMIAGFLTPTGGEIVLNGRPVSSEPPHRRSIGMVFQKLALFPHMTAAENVAYPLRMRRADARTIPDRVERYLELVRLGGFGRRRIHELSGGQQQRVAIARALVFEPDLLLLDEPLAALDKKLREEMQLEFRRIQRELGVTTINVTHDQREALVMSDEIMVMDGGRAQQIAGPVETYRRPANPFVAGFIGVANLLDGRAAVDGGTVAAFGTLECPATPAGGDVIAAGQPITAAIRAEQLRIADDADVLEVDGPGALDIIVSATVVEAIFEGERSVYAAKVPALGNAVLRVFDHDPAAHRAWGVGQPVYLGWTARDLLVWPR, encoded by the coding sequence ATGCCCGCAGATGCAGCGGCCGCGCCGGCCATGGTGCGCGTCGACGGGGTCAGCCGCAGCTTCGACGGCACATTGGCCGTGGATGCGGTGTCGTTCGATCTGGCACGCGGCCGGTTCCTGACCATCCTTGGCCCCAGCGGTTCGGGCAAGACCACGCTGTTGCGGATGATCGCCGGCTTCCTGACACCCACCGGTGGCGAAATCGTGCTGAACGGCCGGCCGGTGTCGTCGGAACCGCCGCATCGCCGATCGATCGGCATGGTGTTTCAGAAGCTGGCGCTGTTCCCGCACATGACCGCGGCCGAGAATGTGGCCTATCCCCTGCGCATGCGCCGCGCCGATGCCCGCACCATCCCCGATCGGGTGGAGCGCTATCTGGAACTGGTGCGGCTGGGCGGCTTCGGCCGGCGGCGCATTCATGAATTGTCGGGCGGTCAGCAGCAACGGGTGGCGATTGCGCGTGCGCTGGTGTTCGAGCCCGACCTGCTGCTTCTGGATGAACCGCTGGCGGCGCTGGACAAGAAGCTGCGCGAGGAAATGCAGCTCGAATTCCGTCGCATTCAGCGCGAGCTTGGCGTCACCACCATCAACGTCACCCATGACCAGCGCGAGGCGCTGGTGATGTCGGACGAGATCATGGTGATGGATGGCGGCCGCGCCCAGCAGATCGCCGGGCCGGTGGAAACCTATCGCCGCCCGGCCAACCCCTTCGTCGCCGGCTTCATCGGTGTCGCCAATCTGCTCGACGGCCGTGCGGCGGTTGATGGTGGCACGGTCGCGGCCTTCGGCACCCTGGAATGTCCGGCGACGCCGGCGGGCGGCGATGTCATTGCCGCCGGCCAGCCGATCACCGCGGCGATCCGGGCCGAACAGTTGCGGATCGCCGATGATGCGGATGTGCTGGAGGTCGACGGGCCGGGCGCGCTCGATATCATCGTCTCGGCAACGGTGGTCGAGGCAATCTTTGAAGGCGAACGATCCGTTTATGCGGCCAAGGTGCCGGCACTGGGCAACGCCGTGCTCAGGGTGTTCGACCATGATCCGGCGGCGCACCGGGCCTGGGGCGTGGGCCAGCCGGTCTATCTGGGCTGGACCGCGCGCGACCTGCTGGTCTGGCCGCGTTGA
- a CDS encoding OmpW/AlkL family protein, whose product MTKSAILGTRALKAAGLATVLAAGTVFGALGMAAPAAAEDKSPWMLRVRGLAVVPDESASIDPIGGDVSIDNSLVPELDITYFATQNIAFELILGTTPHKVSAKGTAAGDVDLGKVWLLPPTLTAQYHFLPEGNIRPYVGAGINYTIFYNKDEPDGINIKYDNAFGFALQAGVDVALDDKWALNFDVKKLFLNTDATINNSIKADVDIDPWLIGVGVAYRF is encoded by the coding sequence ATGACCAAGTCCGCCATCCTCGGCACCCGGGCGCTGAAAGCCGCCGGTCTCGCCACCGTTCTTGCCGCCGGCACCGTGTTCGGCGCACTCGGCATGGCGGCGCCCGCCGCCGCAGAGGACAAGAGCCCGTGGATGCTGCGCGTGCGCGGTCTGGCCGTGGTGCCGGATGAGAGCGCCTCGATCGATCCGATCGGCGGCGATGTCAGCATCGACAATTCGCTGGTGCCGGAACTCGACATCACCTATTTCGCCACCCAGAACATCGCCTTCGAGCTGATCCTGGGCACCACCCCGCACAAGGTCAGCGCCAAGGGCACGGCCGCGGGCGATGTGGATCTGGGCAAGGTGTGGCTGCTGCCGCCCACCCTGACCGCGCAGTATCACTTCCTGCCCGAAGGCAATATCCGGCCCTATGTGGGTGCCGGCATCAACTATACGATCTTCTACAACAAGGACGAGCCCGACGGCATCAACATTAAGTATGACAATGCTTTCGGCTTCGCTCTTCAGGCTGGCGTCGATGTGGCGCTTGATGACAAATGGGCGCTGAATTTTGACGTCAAGAAACTGTTCCTGAACACCGACGCCACCATCAACAACTCGATCAAGGCCGATGTCGATATCGACCCCTGGCTGATCGGTGTGGGCGTCGCATACCGCTTCTGA
- a CDS encoding ABC transporter substrate-binding protein produces MTRHTRIDRPHHRAGHLLRGGSAAAALTTAGMMLANPAAAADGDARACDIERPIIFAGLDYDSARFHNALARMILDEGYGCATDELPGAVIPLVGGMSRGDVDVVMEIWSANPVQVWLDAREKGQVVEVGTNFPDAREAWFVPRYVVEGADAPAKDLTSVNDLPKYTKLFEDQEETDKGRFYNCPAGWQCEIVNSKKLHAYGLEGSYTNFRPGTGEALSAAVDSAIKRKKPILFYYWGPTWLLGKYDFVALEEPAFNADTWAAMMAADAPEQATAYPESTVIIGANADFAKAAPKVIGFLERYETTSEQVSRALAHIRDTEGSPEDGAKWFLAEYPDVWKAWVSPEVAERVSAAAKKG; encoded by the coding sequence ACCCGGCATACCCGCATCGACCGGCCACATCACCGTGCCGGCCACCTGTTGCGTGGCGGCAGCGCCGCCGCAGCCCTGACCACTGCCGGCATGATGCTGGCCAACCCTGCCGCGGCAGCCGATGGCGATGCCCGGGCCTGCGACATCGAACGCCCGATCATCTTCGCAGGCCTCGATTACGACAGCGCCCGGTTCCACAATGCGCTGGCCCGCATGATCCTGGATGAAGGCTATGGCTGCGCCACCGACGAACTGCCGGGCGCGGTCATCCCGCTGGTCGGCGGCATGTCGCGCGGCGATGTCGATGTGGTGATGGAGATCTGGTCGGCCAATCCGGTCCAGGTCTGGCTGGACGCCAGGGAGAAAGGGCAGGTGGTCGAGGTCGGCACCAATTTCCCCGACGCCCGTGAAGCCTGGTTCGTGCCCCGTTATGTGGTGGAAGGCGCCGACGCCCCGGCCAAGGATCTGACATCGGTCAACGATCTGCCGAAATACACCAAACTGTTCGAGGATCAGGAAGAGACCGACAAGGGCCGCTTCTATAACTGCCCGGCAGGCTGGCAGTGCGAGATCGTGAATTCCAAGAAACTGCACGCCTATGGGCTTGAGGGCAGCTACACCAATTTCCGTCCCGGCACCGGCGAGGCACTGTCGGCGGCGGTGGACAGCGCGATCAAGCGCAAAAAGCCGATCCTGTTCTATTACTGGGGGCCGACCTGGCTGTTGGGCAAATATGATTTCGTGGCGCTGGAGGAGCCGGCCTTCAATGCCGACACCTGGGCTGCGATGATGGCGGCCGACGCGCCCGAACAGGCCACCGCCTATCCGGAAAGCACCGTGATCATCGGCGCCAATGCCGACTTCGCCAAGGCCGCGCCCAAGGTGATCGGCTTTCTTGAGCGCTATGAAACCACCTCCGAGCAGGTCAGCCGCGCGCTTGCCCATATCCGCGACACCGAGGGCTCGCCCGAGGATGGCGCCAAATGGTTCCTCGCCGAATATCCGGATGTCTGGAAGGCCTGGGTCTCGCCCGAGGTCGCCGAGCGTGTCTCCGCCGCCGCGAAGAAGGGCTGA
- a CDS encoding ABC transporter permease: protein MFPDLGTPLRHAVNDALDWLIVTHGNSFEAAAGFLLGILGAIEGVLRGAHPAVILGAVAVAAFAVTRRPVTSVLLAAGLWGVGALGLWDQAMQTVALMLVAVSIAALFGLPIGILMAKSNRMRAVALPVLDFMQTIPIFVYLLPAAMLFGLGKVPAVFATVIYAMPPLVRLTDLGLRGVDHEVREAANAFGASRRQLLFKVELPLALPTILQGLNQTTMLALGMVVVASMIGARGLGETVLVGLQRNDSGMGLIGGLGIVALAMLLDRMTQGYGRRVLARRGRKADST from the coding sequence ATGTTTCCGGATCTGGGCACGCCGCTGCGCCATGCGGTGAATGACGCACTCGACTGGCTGATCGTCACCCATGGCAACAGCTTCGAGGCCGCCGCCGGGTTTCTGCTCGGCATCCTTGGCGCCATCGAAGGTGTGCTGCGCGGTGCCCATCCCGCCGTGATCCTGGGCGCGGTGGCGGTGGCGGCATTCGCCGTCACCCGCCGCCCCGTCACGTCGGTGCTGCTGGCGGCGGGCCTGTGGGGCGTGGGCGCGCTTGGCCTGTGGGATCAGGCGATGCAGACCGTGGCCTTGATGCTGGTGGCGGTGTCGATCGCCGCGCTGTTCGGCCTGCCGATCGGCATCCTGATGGCCAAATCCAACCGCATGCGTGCCGTGGCGCTGCCCGTGCTCGATTTCATGCAGACCATTCCGATCTTCGTCTATCTGCTGCCGGCGGCGATGCTGTTCGGGCTGGGCAAGGTGCCGGCGGTGTTCGCGACCGTGATCTATGCCATGCCGCCACTGGTGCGGCTGACCGATCTGGGCCTGCGCGGCGTGGATCACGAGGTGCGTGAGGCGGCCAATGCCTTCGGCGCCTCGCGCCGGCAATTGCTGTTCAAGGTGGAACTGCCGCTGGCCCTGCCGACCATCCTGCAGGGCCTTAATCAGACCACGATGCTGGCGCTGGGCATGGTGGTGGTGGCATCGATGATCGGTGCGCGCGGCCTGGGCGAAACCGTGCTGGTCGGCCTGCAACGCAATGACAGCGGCATGGGGCTGATCGGCGGCCTGGGCATCGTGGCCCTGGCCATGCTGCTCGACCGCATGACCCAGGGCTATGGCCGACGGGTTCTTGCCCGGCGTGGCCGCAAGGCCGACAGCACCTGA
- a CDS encoding ABC transporter substrate-binding protein, whose amino-acid sequence MSMHDDEIQGASRRQVLKSGMIAAAGAALAGTPAMLIGRRAFAAEPAKPAEIIVRAWGGVWVDALDQGVSQSFTEATGIRVRHDLTEDNEIQPKIWAAVAQNRVPPIHVNWDTSTNATKSALRGVTLDLSDLSNLSQLLPVARPKGLEGWPIVNTYSYVYVLAYRTEAFPDGAPKSWNVMLEPRFKGRVALYNDGIGFHPSAQVAGGGKVSDIPGNMAPAWEFIRKLKAQQPLLGEDPDFTNWFQQGEIDVACTIISNAREAKQNGIPVAWTVPQEGAKVDTDALWVPKGLPENEAYWAKQYVNHAISKGAQQAWTEKLGLPGVQPGLTPPADLAGDPAYPTTDEDFARLISVPTPVLVEHERDWFQTFKEIMQG is encoded by the coding sequence ATGTCGATGCATGACGACGAGATCCAGGGCGCCAGCCGCCGGCAGGTGCTGAAGAGTGGCATGATCGCCGCGGCCGGTGCCGCGCTGGCGGGGACGCCGGCGATGCTGATCGGCCGCCGGGCCTTTGCGGCCGAGCCGGCCAAGCCGGCCGAGATCATCGTCCGCGCCTGGGGCGGGGTCTGGGTCGATGCGCTGGACCAGGGCGTGTCGCAGAGCTTCACTGAAGCGACCGGCATTCGTGTCCGCCATGATCTGACGGAAGACAACGAGATCCAGCCCAAGATCTGGGCGGCGGTGGCCCAGAACCGGGTGCCGCCGATCCATGTCAACTGGGATACCTCGACCAATGCCACCAAGTCGGCACTGCGCGGCGTGACCCTGGATCTGTCGGATCTGTCGAACCTGTCGCAGCTTCTGCCGGTGGCGCGCCCGAAGGGGCTGGAGGGCTGGCCGATCGTCAACACCTATTCCTATGTCTATGTCCTGGCCTATCGCACCGAAGCCTTCCCCGATGGCGCGCCCAAGAGCTGGAACGTGATGCTGGAGCCGCGGTTCAAGGGCCGGGTGGCGCTGTACAATGACGGCATCGGCTTCCACCCCTCGGCGCAGGTGGCGGGCGGCGGCAAGGTCTCGGACATTCCGGGCAACATGGCCCCGGCCTGGGAGTTCATCCGCAAGCTGAAGGCGCAGCAGCCGCTGCTGGGCGAGGATCCGGACTTCACCAACTGGTTCCAGCAGGGCGAGATCGACGTCGCCTGCACGATCATCTCCAACGCCCGCGAGGCGAAGCAGAACGGGATTCCGGTCGCCTGGACGGTGCCGCAGGAAGGCGCCAAGGTCGATACCGATGCGCTGTGGGTGCCGAAGGGGCTGCCCGAGAACGAGGCCTATTGGGCGAAGCAGTATGTGAACCATGCGATTTCCAAGGGCGCCCAGCAGGCCTGGACCGAAAAGCTTGGCCTGCCCGGCGTTCAGCCCGGCCTGACGCCGCCGGCCGATCTGGCCGGCGACCCGGCCTATCCGACCACGGACGAGGATTTCGCCCGGCTGATCAGCGTGCCGACCCCGGTGCTGGTCGAACATGAGCGGGACTGGTTCCAGACCTTCAAGGAAATCATGCAGGGCTGA
- a CDS encoding ABC transporter permease: MSAASTSPRGKRLVLWAVVGFDLLILALPTLIVLGASFTAGNIVTFPPDGLSLQWYEKVVGAYELRQAFWRSLWVAVVCTLISLPAGTLAAIALARWRIAFGRSLQVYLLLPFTVPLIASGIGMMLLFGRIGILGQLWPVGLACAVINLPFMIWAVGASVNGLDPDLENAAANCGAPPVQTFLTVTLPAVMPGVITGALLMFVLAFNEFLVSLLLVDARIVTLPVLIYNSIRSVITPDLAAVSVVYIVVAALAIRALDRLVGLDLFLRSK, translated from the coding sequence ATGAGCGCCGCCAGCACCAGCCCGCGTGGCAAGCGCCTGGTTCTGTGGGCGGTGGTCGGCTTCGATCTGCTGATCCTGGCCCTGCCGACCCTGATCGTGCTGGGCGCATCCTTCACCGCCGGCAATATCGTGACCTTCCCGCCCGATGGCCTGTCGCTGCAATGGTATGAGAAGGTGGTCGGCGCCTATGAACTGCGGCAGGCATTCTGGCGCTCGCTATGGGTGGCAGTGGTGTGCACGCTGATCAGCCTGCCGGCGGGGACGCTGGCGGCGATCGCGCTGGCGCGCTGGCGGATCGCCTTCGGGCGCAGCCTTCAGGTCTATCTGCTGCTGCCGTTCACGGTGCCGCTGATCGCATCGGGCATCGGCATGATGCTGCTGTTCGGCCGCATCGGCATTCTGGGCCAGTTGTGGCCGGTGGGGCTGGCCTGCGCTGTCATCAACCTGCCCTTCATGATCTGGGCGGTGGGCGCATCGGTGAACGGGCTGGACCCGGATCTTGAGAATGCCGCCGCCAATTGCGGCGCGCCGCCGGTCCAGACCTTTCTGACCGTCACCCTGCCGGCGGTGATGCCGGGGGTGATCACCGGCGCGCTGCTGATGTTCGTGCTGGCCTTCAACGAATTCCTGGTCAGCCTGCTGCTGGTGGATGCCCGGATCGTGACCCTGCCGGTGCTGATCTACAACTCGATCCGCAGCGTCATCACGCCCGATCTGGCGGCGGTGTCGGTGGTTTATATCGTGGTGGCGGCGCTCGCCATCCGTGCGCTCGACAGGCTGGTCGGGCTCGACCTGTTCCTGCGGTCCAAATAG
- the hemN gene encoding oxygen-independent coproporphyrinogen III oxidase has product MAVITSALSPATAVPASPAEDREAARRVPVQSARLPRYTSYPTALQFSGAVGPDQAAAWMRAVAGHDPVSIYIHVPFCDTLCWFCGCHTRVINTRGPIVAFVHSLIAEIEMVGALLGRRHPVRHLHFGGGSPTILEPEDIDRIFQTLARSFDIGADAEIALEIDPRDVDPARLDAWATAGVNRASLGVQDLDPVVQKAINRIQPAEATARAVTMLRERGINAINIDLVHGLPHQTTDGVLATLDQVLTLTPDRVALFGYAHVPSMKQHQRLIPDAALPGPAARLEQADAAARRLKAAGYVGIGLDHFARAHDPLAVAQRQGLLRRNFQGYTTDNAAAIIGFGPSAIGDLPGGYVQNTIDVRAWREAVAEGRLATIRGVAVDDDDRLRRAVIERLMCDHAVDVAAVAASMGRDPEVLAGAMALIDPLEDRGIVLRDGWRLLVPVEMTPDIQRVAACFDAYLNPAVRQLIAAE; this is encoded by the coding sequence ATGGCTGTCATCACATCCGCCCTGTCGCCGGCGACGGCCGTTCCGGCAAGCCCTGCGGAAGATCGCGAGGCCGCGCGCCGGGTGCCGGTCCAGTCGGCACGGCTGCCGCGCTACACCAGCTATCCGACCGCGCTTCAGTTCAGTGGTGCGGTGGGCCCCGATCAGGCGGCGGCCTGGATGCGGGCGGTGGCGGGCCACGACCCGGTGTCGATCTATATCCATGTGCCGTTCTGCGACACACTGTGCTGGTTCTGCGGCTGCCATACCCGGGTGATCAACACCCGCGGTCCGATCGTGGCCTTCGTTCACAGCCTGATCGCCGAGATCGAGATGGTGGGCGCGCTGCTGGGCAGGCGGCATCCGGTCCGCCATCTGCATTTCGGCGGCGGCAGCCCGACCATTCTTGAGCCCGAGGATATCGACCGGATCTTCCAGACGCTGGCGCGCAGCTTCGACATCGGCGCCGATGCCGAGATCGCGCTTGAAATCGACCCGCGCGATGTCGATCCGGCGCGGCTGGATGCCTGGGCGACCGCCGGTGTCAACCGCGCGAGCCTGGGCGTTCAGGATCTGGACCCGGTGGTGCAGAAGGCGATCAACCGTATCCAGCCGGCCGAGGCCACGGCCCGTGCCGTGACGATGCTGCGCGAGCGGGGGATCAACGCCATCAACATCGATCTGGTCCACGGCCTGCCGCACCAGACCACTGACGGCGTGCTGGCGACGCTGGATCAGGTGCTGACCCTGACACCAGACCGGGTGGCGCTGTTCGGCTATGCCCATGTGCCGTCGATGAAGCAGCATCAGCGGCTGATCCCCGACGCCGCCCTGCCGGGGCCGGCAGCGCGGCTGGAACAGGCGGATGCGGCCGCGCGCCGGCTGAAGGCGGCGGGTTATGTCGGCATCGGGCTCGATCATTTCGCCCGGGCTCATGACCCGCTGGCGGTGGCGCAGCGCCAGGGGCTGCTGCGGCGCAATTTCCAGGGCTATACCACCGACAACGCCGCGGCGATCATCGGCTTCGGCCCGTCGGCGATCGGCGATCTGCCGGGCGGCTATGTCCAGAACACCATCGATGTCCGGGCATGGCGCGAGGCCGTGGCCGAAGGCCGGCTCGCCACCATTCGCGGCGTGGCGGTGGACGACGACGACCGGCTGCGCCGGGCGGTGATCGAGCGGCTGATGTGCGACCATGCGGTCGACGTGGCGGCGGTGGCGGCATCCATGGGCCGCGATCCTGAGGTTCTGGCCGGCGCCATGGCGCTGATCGATCCGCTGGAAGACCGCGGCATCGTGCTGCGCGATGGCTGGCGGTTGCTGGTGCCGGTTGAGATGACCCCCGATATCCAGCGCGTCGCCGCTTGTTTCGATGCCTATCTGAACCCGGCGGTGCGTCAGTTGATCGCCGCCGAGTGA
- a CDS encoding ABC transporter permease: MPRPSRTAYPLSWRLLDAAEAVVGAMRPKRPEIVVPALFLAPAILLVAVLVWGLAGMVGDSLHVLDTATFLPAAEASLGNYAQLADRPIYATVIRRSLVAGVIVTAATLLLAFPYAYVMVRTSSSGLRRLLLIGLFLPFFIGQVVRAYGWLIILGNKGIVNAAITALGFEPLKLIYTYETILFGLVQYMLPFAVLLIAPAITAISEEMEMAAASLGANWWRGFTTVVLPLARPGLIAAGVVVFTLTLTDFAIPNILGGGTNDFAANAIYDAFFRISDAGLGAALALVLTFIGSTIVGVILAIAGAGTLGLGGRAGK; this comes from the coding sequence ATGCCCCGACCATCCAGAACCGCCTATCCGCTGTCATGGCGGCTGCTCGACGCGGCCGAGGCAGTGGTGGGGGCCATGCGTCCCAAGCGGCCGGAGATCGTGGTGCCGGCGCTGTTCCTGGCGCCGGCCATCCTGCTGGTCGCTGTGCTGGTCTGGGGGCTGGCCGGCATGGTCGGCGACAGCCTGCATGTGCTGGATACCGCCACATTCCTGCCGGCGGCCGAGGCCAGCCTTGGCAATTATGCCCAGCTCGCCGACCGGCCGATCTATGCCACCGTCATCCGGCGCAGCCTGGTGGCGGGGGTGATCGTCACGGCGGCGACCCTGCTTCTGGCCTTTCCCTATGCCTATGTGATGGTGCGGACATCGTCGTCGGGGCTGCGCCGGCTGCTGCTGATCGGCCTGTTCCTGCCGTTCTTCATCGGTCAGGTGGTGCGGGCCTATGGCTGGCTGATCATCCTGGGCAACAAGGGCATCGTGAATGCCGCGATCACGGCCCTGGGCTTCGAACCGCTGAAGCTGATCTATACCTATGAGACGATCCTGTTCGGGCTGGTGCAATACATGCTGCCCTTCGCCGTGCTGCTGATCGCACCGGCGATCACCGCGATTTCCGAGGAGATGGAGATGGCGGCGGCATCGCTTGGCGCCAACTGGTGGCGCGGTTTCACCACCGTGGTTCTGCCGCTGGCGCGGCCGGGGCTGATCGCCGCCGGCGTGGTGGTGTTCACCCTGACCCTGACCGATTTCGCCATCCCGAACATCCTGGGCGGCGGCACCAATGATTTCGCCGCCAATGCGATCTATGACGCCTTCTTCCGGATATCCGATGCCGGGCTGGGGGCGGCGCTGGCACTGGTGCTGACCTTCATCGGCAGCACCATCGTCGGCGTGATCCTGGCGATCGCCGGCGCCGGCACGCTGGGCCTGGGCGGAAGGGCCGGCAAATGA
- the hisD gene encoding histidinol dehydrogenase, with translation MPAAVSFHDLSTLDAAARAGLLKRAESDLGPFLDKVRPIIEAVRTEGDAALARFARDFDKAPVDPARIQVEPAAFDRAFDAVEPEVIEAIRYAVDNIRRFHQDQKPEEMWLHEIRPGAFAGDRFLPIPSVACYVPRGKGSFPSVVMMTTVPAVVAGVPEISIITPPGPDGEVDAATLVAARLAGVETVYKCGGAQGVAAVAYGTETVRRAVKIVGPGSPWVVAAKRLLSDVIDPGIPAGPSEAIIFADDTADGRLAALDLLVEAEHGPDSSAWLVTTSRQVADDAIAALDGYWAKMGAQRTAFSTAVLTGPRGGVVLAPDPEAAYAFINDYAPEHLEVLGDEPFAHLGRLVNAGEILLGNRTPVTLGNFVLGPNAVLPTNAAARTFSPLSVFDYMKRSSVGYVTAKAYPELARHAGILARYEGFEAHAAAVSPVRDDILNRRR, from the coding sequence ATGCCGGCCGCCGTCAGTTTCCACGATCTGTCCACCCTCGACGCCGCGGCGCGCGCCGGGCTTCTGAAGCGTGCCGAAAGCGATCTGGGGCCGTTTCTCGACAAGGTCCGGCCGATCATCGAGGCGGTGCGCACCGAAGGCGACGCGGCGCTTGCCCGCTTCGCCCGGGATTTCGACAAGGCGCCGGTCGATCCGGCCCGTATCCAGGTGGAGCCGGCCGCCTTCGACCGGGCTTTCGATGCGGTCGAGCCCGAGGTGATCGAGGCGATCCGCTATGCGGTCGACAACATCCGCCGCTTCCATCAGGACCAGAAGCCGGAAGAGATGTGGCTGCACGAAATCCGGCCCGGCGCCTTCGCCGGCGACCGCTTCCTGCCGATCCCGTCGGTGGCCTGCTATGTGCCGCGCGGCAAGGGGTCGTTCCCCAGCGTGGTGATGATGACCACGGTGCCGGCTGTGGTGGCGGGGGTGCCCGAGATTTCGATCATCACGCCCCCCGGGCCTGATGGCGAGGTCGATGCGGCAACGCTGGTGGCGGCACGGCTGGCGGGGGTTGAGACGGTCTATAAATGCGGCGGCGCGCAGGGCGTGGCGGCGGTGGCCTATGGCACCGAAACCGTGCGCCGGGCGGTGAAGATCGTCGGCCCCGGCAGCCCGTGGGTGGTGGCGGCCAAGCGGCTGCTGTCGGATGTGATCGACCCGGGCATTCCGGCGGGGCCGAGCGAGGCGATCATCTTCGCCGACGACACCGCCGATGGCCGGCTGGCGGCGCTGGATCTGCTGGTCGAGGCCGAGCACGGCCCCGACAGTTCGGCCTGGCTGGTGACCACCAGCCGTCAGGTGGCCGACGATGCGATCGCGGCGCTGGATGGCTACTGGGCGAAGATGGGCGCGCAGCGCACCGCGTTCTCCACCGCGGTGCTGACCGGTCCGCGCGGCGGCGTGGTGCTGGCGCCGGATCCGGAGGCCGCCTATGCCTTCATCAACGACTATGCGCCCGAGCATCTTGAGGTGCTGGGCGACGAGCCGTTCGCGCATCTGGGCCGGCTGGTCAATGCGGGCGAGATCCTGCTGGGCAACCGCACGCCGGTGACGCTGGGCAATTTCGTGCTGGGGCCGAACGCGGTGCTGCCGACCAATGCCGCTGCGCGCACCTTTTCGCCGCTGTCGGTGTTCGACTATATGAAGCGGTCATCGGTTGGTTATGTGACCGCGAAGGCCTATCCGGAACTGGCCCGTCATGCCGGCATCCTTGCCCGTTACGAGGGCTTCGAGGCCCATGCCGCGGCGGTGTCTCCGGTCCGCGACGACATTCTGAACCGGCGGCGCTGA